Below is a window of Corvus cornix cornix isolate S_Up_H32 chromosome 2, ASM73873v5, whole genome shotgun sequence DNA.
TAAGAAGGAATTAGTTTTTTGTGCTGTGAGTAGTAACTCATGGTGAATGTGTTGCTGACTTGCAATGTTAAGAAATACAGTATTGGAATCGCCCATTTCTGTAAGAGTTTTTCTCGTTGTGTGCATTTCATGCAACAAAAATGGCATCATGAACTTCAGGGTGGTGTCAGTCTTCTACCACATGAGTTTTAATAATCCAAATATCAAATTCCATATGACAAATTCATAAAGAATTGACTGCAAGACACTGTGAAACCAGTTTAGTCCAAAGTTGTGTGAAGAGATACATGTGGAATATCACTAGTAGAAGAGAGAAGTTCTGACCTTTCTGTGACAATGGGCTAAGAATCAAATTCTGTGAGGGCCTGATTATGGGAATCTTTCACTGTAGAATTTTATTGTGAGTGTATTTGCTGGCCCATAAACCCCATTGTTTCCCTTTTTGTGTATACATTCACCTCATCATGCTCAGTGATTGACATAGATATTGACATAGATATTCACAGAAAATTTATATTTGACACTGTGACTATGTAGATCAAATACAGAATCTAGGGAATATTTTGGGTAATAGGGAAAAATGTCATCTGAATGGATCAGACTGCAGTTTCAGTGGAGGGGATGTGCAGATTAAGAGTCCTTGCTCTTTTGACTTTGATGGAGCTTTCATCTgacttttttgcatttttcactCTATTTTCACTCTCTTTTCACTATCTCTGTGATCTCTTAATTTTCTATTCCTTTAATGTTTCTTCTTGCCTTGAAACAAGCAAATCTTGATACCAGTTCCATCCAGATTTGTTCAAGTTCTCATGGGTATTTGAACTTCAATTCCCTACATTCTAGGATAGACATTGATCTGGCTAGTCCTACGCTTTGATTGTTGTGCTATCCTATTGAGTTGAACATTAtactgcatttgttttcccatcttTCAAGATCATTTCACTCTCTGAAGGTACATCCCTCTTATGTAAAAACATCTGCATGTCTTCCTCATAgctacttatttttttaaaaagtgcaggACAAAGAAGGGGGGAAAGTCTCAAGAAGTAGAGAGTAGAAAAGCTTGAGGTGAGAACAAGCAGATGGTATTTCTAATTTGCcctgtttttaatttcacatgTAGAGAAACCTTTGGAGGACATGGGTCCATCCTTACAGAAAGGAGACTATGGGTGCACTGGATCTTGGAGGAGCTTCCACTCAAATTTCATTTATCTCCGAGGACCCTGAGGAGCACTCCAACAGCACCTTGCAAGTGAAGCTGTATGGTTACAACTACAATGTCTACACTCACAGCTACCAGTGCTATGGCAGAGATGAAGCTGAGAAAAGGCttttggcactgctgctccaggtcTGTTTAAGACCCTTTACTGTGGTGCTCTTGCAAGTGTTCAGTAATTGTCTGAGCACATTCTTAGGCTTGTGTTCTCTTCCCTTTGATGGAGTCTGGAGACCCCAGTAAGAGCTCAGTTGTGCTTTGTTGTGGCCAAACGCACTTAGGTTTCATACAAAGAACTTcatatttgttaaaaattagTGAGAGTTCTGTGCCATTTGACGAAAAGGCCTTGTGAGTGTTTTGCTGATCTTGCCAACAAATTCTGGAGAAAGGAGTTTCTATGAATGATAGTGATCAGCAGTATTGTGCTGACCAGTCACATCAGTGAACAAAAatacatctgcatttttaaaagattccTGTAGTTCATGCCAAATTAGGTCTTTCTTGCTTTTGACtagcatttattttttggggtttcttgtttgtttttgtttgtttctttttccccccagaaatCAAACACCAGTGCCAAGGTGGATAATCCCTGTTACCCTCAAAATTATAATACAGCATTAACGGTGAAGTACTTCTTTGGCAGCCTTTGTACACAGTCTCTGAGACCAGCAAATTACTACCCAACCCAGTTTGTGAATTTCCATGGAACAGGAGACCCAGGTCTGTGCCAGGAGATGGTTTCTTTATTGTTTAACTTCACTGCTTGCAGAGACAGAGAGGACTGTCCCTTTAATGGAATACATCAGCCAAAAGCAAAAGGGAATTTTGTGGTAGGTTTGCAAACagtgtggatttttttgagCTTGCTTGCTTTTGATTTCTGTAGCTCTGAAAGTAACCTGTCACCTACTCCTTTTCTATAGGCTTTCTCTGGATTCTACTATACAATTAATGCTTTGAATTTATCTGGACACTTCTCCCTAGATGACTTCAATTCAAGTATGTGGTTTTTCTGTtcacagagctgggcacaggtAAGTGGGTTGTTTGGTTGGTCGTTTTTTGGTGTTGTTGGGGtttatcttttccattttaaaccTCTAAAAGTtggatataaaaataatatggaCTGGCTATGTGTTCAGAACCCTTCAGAAGGTCTGTATCAACCTagcatttgtttttccactgtGCTTCAAAGCATGTAGTATTTCTATCACGCTTAACACTCGGAATAGgtttcaaaatttcatttcacagttCTAACCATGCTGTAGAGATGATGTGGAAATTTTAGAAAACATAACATCCTCAATCTTCAATATGCAGTTTTATGTTCATTTTCATTGTTTACTACATAAGCTATGTCACTTTTAGAGTCTTTTCCTAAATCCCTGTATCTAATTGTCTACACCTTTACTTGgtgtttctgaaaaatgttactAAATTCTAGTTAGGATCCAAATATTCTCTAGttacaaaaccccaaagcattttttcccataattaacatggtttttttaaaaaaatctcttgctttcagctgcagtttATGCTGCCtaaatttgaagaaatataTGCTAGATCCTACTGTTTCTCAGCCAATTTCATTTATTACTTGCTTGTACATGGTTACAACTTCAATGCAGAAACTTGGCCACAgatacattttcaaaaggagGTGAGTAATAATCATTTTTTCTTACTGTCATTTTAATCCAAAGAGGTCGAGGAGGAGACAGAAGATGCAGCAGCCAGCAAAAATAGAATGGCTGTAAACAGCCTTTATAAATGACTGTCAAATGTTTGGCATAAAACAAAGCcacttttccaacctcagtaGCAATCTCAGCTTGGTTTCAGAGGTTGCAGCATTATTTGGAGATGCTACATAGATCTTTTAAAGAGCTTTAAGCAAAGACCAAACACTTGTGTTTTAAACATTTCCCCAGCATTTTGCTCTAGGCAGTGATCTGCCTAGAACACGTCAGCAGATAAGTTTGAGCTAACCCTCTGAGCTGGAGAGCAgaactctgcttttctgtctcctggCAAAGCCTTGGGGGAACTGGCAAAGCTGTTCGTAGCCAGTGAGTGGTGATGAAGCAACTAGGACAGTTTTCATCCTCACCCCACTCATCCATCTGTGCCATAATCTGGTCCTCTGGAATAAGAATGTATTTTGATGGGGTATTGCCTTTCAGTGGACAGAGAGAGAAGGCTTACAGTATCTGTGCAATagatgcatttcttttcttctctgctacTGCACCAAGCCTTACTCTAAAACTCTATCCCAGACTGTCTCTTAATGTCCATATAGTTTGGAAATGCTTCAGCACTTGCATGCAAAACCAATAAAAGAATAGGTTGTAGATCTTCATGGTGTATTCTTAAATCCCCTTAGATGCTGGGGATGCTGGCAAGCTGTGAATGAGAAATcaaaagcaatgttttctgAACACTCGTATCTATTACTCGTGCATAAAGGAATCAAGTAGGATTTTCTTGCCTCATTTTGACTTCTGGTGGACAACCATTAGCAGCTCTGGAGGAGTGCCCAAATTTTAGCTGTTCCACCAGATAGGAGCAGCcagaaacagcaacatttttctgtttttagcCAAGACTATAAAAACaccaagcaaaataaaaccccaaaaggcttatttaaaattaataccTTTGTTGCCTAGATTTTACACTAGGGTAATCATGAAATTTCAAAAGGCAAAACTACATTCTCTTAATTAGATCTGCCCCTGCTAAAATAGCAAGATCTAATGTTGGCTGATCAGCTAAGCTACCCCAGAGATAACAGCACAATCTCACTATGACTggagggtggtttttttgtctaTGCTAGGagtatatatttccttttaatcAGTGAACACAACCAATGAAAAGATCCTTGGCCTAATGCTAAGATCTGGGCGAGATCCAGAGCTAGATGATTTGCAAAATTAGAAGTTTTAAACCTCATGATGAGAGGAGGACAAAGGACACTTCACCCTTTGATCCTGTGCTTTTCAAGTGCCAGGATGATGACTTAATGAAAAGGACAGTGGAAAACTGGTAAATTCTGTTGCTCAAACTAGAAGTGGGGAAAGACAGCAAAGCAGGAAGACCATGGAGCAAATACAAACATACTCCCTTTGCTGTTGTTTCACCCATTTTGAAGTagttttaaatttatgtttattttttaaatggaagagcctaattttggttcatttgcaggcacaaaaccaaaaatggaACAAAAGATGATAAATAGAGTTCCAGCTTTGGGAACTTTACCCTGGCTTCCTCTTTGTCCGTGTTGGTGACactctttgtggttttttttttgtttgtgtgaaCTAAAATGACATCCTAGGGTTTGGCTAAGGTGAGGGGCTAGTTTTAGGAATTGGCACAGCagtgatggggttttttatttatttgtttaaaatgtgtttcttgcACAGAAAATTTGCTTAACAGGCTGTCTGCATATAGACCACAAATCTTTGTACCCATCCAATACCTGTGTCTCACTTCTTTAGCCCAGGGACCAATTTTCTTACCATCCTCTTGAACTACAGAAAAATGGTAATTTAAAATGGTTCCATATCCTCTTTGTATATCCCACTAAAGATTTCTCCTTGCTAATTTAAAGGACAGTAGTTGCCAGTAATAGCAGTTAAGCTTTTGGAACCTCTCATCTTTGACTGAAAATTCCATGGGAACAGGACtcttctgtctttatttcagGTTGGCAACAGCAGTATAGCGTGGTCCCTCGGTTACATGTTAAGCCTCACGAACATGATTCCAGCAGAAGGCAAGCTGATCCAGTTACCTCTGAAACCTTCTCTGTTTGCTGGGCTTCTCGTCTTCCTCACAGCTACAGCACTGTtgtgcctcctcttcctcatttACTTGTGTATTGTATCACATCATCGGAAGAACGTCCCTCGTGTTGAACATGTATTTATTCCAGAATGAATGAACTTCgctgaagacaaaacaaaaattttataCTGCTATTAAGcagaactttatttttccccccatttttcaaaaataaagacaggaaaaatgacTTCCAGTCCAGAAGCATAAACAGAGAAGAGGCACAAAGGAGTCTGTGATATGGTGAATTGGAGTgcttttgaagtattttggtAATTGTTTCTGTAAACCTGATTTGTCGAGtgtgcagcagagaaaacatgGACAGATGTGTCACTTTGCTTTGTAAGGGATTActtgccttttccttccaggtatgtattatttttttgttcattaacTCTGTGCTAACTGGTGAACTTAAGTGGTGATGGATTTGATCACAGTGGCAGCTGTTTAAGATAAAATTAAACAAGCCAGTAGCAATTGTGGGAGGTGGGAACATGGTAGCTGTCCTTGTGTGCAGTGCTGATACTAAAAGCCCTGAAGTAATCTAATTTCTGAAACTGGAACAAGCACTGGATAATGACAAGAACTGAAAGGAAGAGCTGTGATAGAATTGTTTCTATTGTTGTTCCAAATGGATCGATCCCCATCACATAAAGGTGTAATAAACTGTCAACACCTCTCATGACTTTCAAGCCTGTCTTAAACAGAGCTATATCTTTTGGTACCATGGAGACCCCAGAATGCCTTTGTTGTGGAACATAAGATTTGCTTTGGAGGTGGAACAAAATGCTTTCACACTTTAGTAACTAAACCTAAATTTATCTCATAGTTACCTCCAGAAGACACTGGAGTTTTCAGTCCAAGTTAAGAGTTTCTCTCTAGCtttcacagaaatgctttttgtaGGTTCTCGTACTGAAACCCTGACCTCTATACCCCACATATTGTTGGTCTCAGACAGTGGCAGTCTGTACTGATTTGACATGTACGTACTATTTCAGCTGTCTGGATAGAGTCTCAGATCTGAACATTCCAAAGCATTAACATGTTAAGCCCTTCTTTCAAGGCcaagaggagcaggagccagTCTCCAGTCCAGCAAAACACGTTTTCTGTGTGGGCTCAGGAACAtactgctggagctgcagtcaTGGCTGTAGTGCCTTGGTCAGCCTTTCCACtgtccttcagcagcactgggatcCACCTGGCAGATGCTTCTGTCAAACGTATTGGCTCCAGAGCTTTCCcagaagtgctgctgccttCGTGCAGCAAACAGCTGGCTTCCCTGAAAGCCCAGGCATTCTTCACCAAACCTCACACTCCCTTGAATCACAGGACTATCTCAGCTTCATCTATTCCCAGTATTGATTAGGGGATAGATAAGAGAACAGTGGCCAGTATTTTTACccataaataatgtttttaatttcagtctTTTGTTTCTATATCTCCTTCTTACTTGTGTTTGGTTatggggttggggttttgttttcttttgtgtttttttcatagGCTGACAGATGATTTGAAGGGAGctaaatatctttttaaatggaaaaaagaaaaaagtgacttttcaaGTGGATCAATAGGGCTTTGTTCCTTCTCTATTGATATACTGCTAAGTCTTGTCAGTCTTGCTGCAGTAGCAATAAGGTATTATAAGATGATGAAGTGCTCTGTGGCATCAAAGTTATAACTGATAAAGTATAAAATTTACTTCAGAGTGCATGGACATTACAGACGCTGGCATGAGataaaggctttttcttttgtgtgatGGATTTGTAACTGCAGTTatgggtgaaaaaaaccccagacagtGGGATGAGagcattaaaatgttttctttagttgccacatttctgtggaaaattgTATTCTGGAATATTTACTTGCCCTATACAACCTTTGCTTTGTGAGTGGCAGATGTGGTTTTACACAAATGGAACAGACTTGGAAGTTAGTCTCTGTAGAGCTGGCAGCTAAAGAACAAGTTGTTCAAAAACCATTTGGACTTCCAGATGCACTTGGATAGGCCCAGTATCTGTTCAAAGAATCAAATTCCCTCTGTGAATcacctgttttgcttttttagtgCCTCCCTCTTGTCCTCATGTATATAGTCTCCCTCAGTGCCACCAGGATACCCACCTGCTCCGCCTTACCTCTCCTGGCAgtttcagctgggaaaggtgTTGAACTTCCAGCCAAGCAGCTTCAGTGACCACAGCTAACTCCCCCCCAAGTGTGAACTGGAACCAGATCAACAGGCCAGATcactgtcctgctgcccagAACTGAAAAGATCTCTGGGAGAGACAGGGAAGTTAACAGCACTTGGGAATGTGTACAAACCAGagattatttatctttttatacTCTTCAGTGCCTGCTTATGAAGATTAATAAAATTGTGAAAAGTTAAGCCAAGTGTACgttttatttttagcatgttTTCCCCCACTGCCAATATTTTCATGCTGGTAGACAAGCTGTTGTTAACAGAGGGGTAAGAAATCTCTGAAATGCTGTTCTAGGGAGCGGAAACTTGCAAGCTGCAGAACTGATCCTGCAAGGTTCTGAAGTGGACAGGACTCATTATCTCCTGAATGCCATATTCTCAGCAAGAAAATCCTGGTGGTTAAGAGCAAGAcactcttctatttttctttcctttttttatatatatatatatatatatctatctatgTCTATATAAGAAACACACATAAATAcaacttctgcttttaaatgctgTTACATTTCACTCAGGGACACCAATGCTTTCTAGAGCTTCTTTCACATTCACTGGCATGATGGGAAGCAGCAACTCCCACTTATCAAATGTAGTTGATCAAGATACAGAGGGGTTAGAGAAAGACTTTTTGGGCACAGGGACAGATTATTCAATATGAAAAACCACATCTATAGGGAAGCagcaagaaattaattaatcCACCAGAAGCAgatgagaaatgaaaagcatATGGATATTTCTGAAAAGTGACAAAACTTCTCATACAGCAATATGCAAGTTTGGCAGAAGCAAGCACTAACCACTACTGCATGGCATGATTCAGCATTGATAAGACCAGTTAAGAGGACAGAAAAGTAAACAACACTGAGCATGACAGTCAATCCTATCCCACTATGGGgagctttaattttaaaattcagttatttcagaCCAGGAATTTAGGTAACCTccattccttcctttccagtAGTACTGGAGAGTAATGTGGCCTAGGTACCAAGCAATAAAACGAGAACAGTCCTCCTCTTGTCTCATCAGCTCAGAGATAACATGCTCCAGAAACTTTTCACGCCATTATTGATACACAGAACTCCAGGGTTTGTAGCTCTCCAAGTACAGCCCCTCTATTGTGATTGGTCAGTAATTTCCATACAAGTCACATAATCCCAGCTAATTTCTTCACATGCTCAGCAGAGGGGTCTTCACCTGGGCAGGTGAAGACCTGTAGGTGTAATTTTTAGTATTATAGTACAACTACAGGGTACATGCATCTTATTTTGCCAGGTCAGAACTGTATACATAGACATATATCAACATCTTGATTTTTCTGCATCCTTAAAGCTTGTTATTTCCTGGATGTCCTCAGCTGGGGGATGCCGGCTGTTGCCTGTTCCACTGATAAGGTCTCCTTTCCTGCTGATTAGGCTTGAAAGTTGTGGTCGTttcaccccagccagcaaccaagccccaggcagctgctcgCTCACTCCtccaccagcaggatcagggagagaatgaagggtaaaagctgggaaactcatgggttgagataaagacagtttaataaggaaagtaaaaaccacacacacaaacaaataaaagcaaggaattaattcattgTTCCTCATGGGCAGGCAgctgttcagccatctccaggagaccagggccccatcacatgtcATGGtgatttgggaagacaaatgtcaTCACTTTGAATGTcccccctttctccttcccctaCTTTCTATACTGAACATGATGTCACTAGGTCTGGAATATGCCTTAGGTCAGtctgggtcacctgtcccagctgtgtctcctcccagctgcccaTGCACCCCAGCTTCTTTGCCAGCGTGGCAGTATGAAAggcaggaaaggccttggctctgcacaagccctgctcagcaataacaaacaCATCTCTGAACTATCAACCCTGTGgtcagcacaaatccaaaacacagccccatacaaGCCTCTGTGCAGAAAGTTAACTCTACCAGCTGAAAGCAGCACGAAGTACGTAACATCTTAGATCAAAGAACATCTTGATTTAAGATAATCTCGTTGTATCCCACACTTTGCATTACAGAGTAGGCTCCTGGTGGGCGGTGAAGGACCCCAGGGAGCGACGGTTTAATGCAGTGCCTATGGAGGAGGGTGGGACCTGCAGGTGGCCAGAGAACTGATTCTTCTGCAAAGGACCTCCCGCCGCCACGGAGTCCGCCGGAGCGGCCCAGGGACAGGAGACCACGGACAGCGATGGGAAAGGACGGGCACACCCACCGGGCACCACCGCGCACGCGcgcggcggagcggcggccATGGCGCGCgtccccgcggccgccccgcacTGCGCACGCGCAGAAGGGGTGCCGAGGCGGCTTCCGGGCGCCGGCGGCGCCGCCCCGCCCTCTCTGCTGCACCCGCCATCATGGTACGTGTGGCCGTGTCCGGCtccgccgccccgccggcccggGCGGCCCCCGCCGCAtcccgcccgcccggcccagcGCTCCCGCCCGCGGCTCCCTCCGCCTGCAccgccggcggcggcggggagccCGCGCCCGCCTCACCCGCTTtgggccgggcccgggccccGCGTGTTGTGCGGGCGCGGCGCGGTCGGGCAGGGCCGGGCTCGGAGCGCGGCGGGACCGTGGCTCCTTTGCTCAAGTGTAGGAGTTTCGTGCAGTTCGAAAGCGTTCCAGTAGCTGAGGGGAACTTAGAGGAAAGATAGGGTAGGACTACTACAGGAGCATGTGGTGACAGGGTAGGGgcggggaatggcttcaaaccgAAAGAGActgggtttagattagattgtaggaaaaaattcttttctgtgggAATGTTgaagcagtggaacaggttgtccagagaagttgtggatgctcccccattcctggaagtttcagaggccaggttggatggggctctgagcaacctggcgAAGTGGAAGATGTGCCTGCCCACGGCGGGGGGGTTGGGACTAGGTGATCTTTGAGGTCTcgttccaacccaaaccattctgtcattttttttcgGGAAGCTCTTATAAAGGTTCTCAGAGCCTTGAATCTGAAAAAGGTCCTTGGGTGTGTTCTCACCTAACTATGCATTCCTACCTACTCTCCCAGGTGTTCAAGCGCTTCGTGGAGATTGGCAGAGTTGCCTTCATCTCCTTCGGGCCACATGCTGGCAAACTGGTGGCCATCGTGGATGTTATTGACCAAAATAGGGTAAGTTGTGAGTCCTGCACCTGTATTTCCTCCTTTTGCCTTAACAGAAGCTTGTATGCTAAGGCTGTGCGTATTGACTTCcaacagaaattttgttttcaaataaataagcAATTGCTTAAAAGATAGGTTTTAACTGCAGTTGTATTTGAAACCTTTAGGAGCAAGCTTTTTTTCCACTGGCAAGTGATACATTCccctctgctgtgtttcctaGGTATAGAAGTGGACAAGGGATGTCAGTTGGAGTCTAAAGTTTAAGAATGGAATGGCATTAATGTATGTGTAAAGTGAATATTTGGGCTAGGGGGCTCTTCCTGTGCACATCTTAgttctgtgtgcttttttttctttttaaattcaatttgGTTATTTTGTCAAAGGCAGacctttaaaattctttccGTAAAGCTTGGGTTGTACAAGCAATTTTGTCTGCATAGTATGTGTTTCAATTTTGGATCAGTGTTGTCAAGGTACTGTTCATACATTATTAGGAAGTAGCTGTGTAAATCAAATACAATGGGAAAACTGCTGCAAACCCCCCacatttgtttccctttttcaggCACTGGTGGATGGCCCCTGCAGTGGTGTCAGGAGGCAGGCCATGCCCTTCAAGTGTATGCAGCTGACCGACTTTGTCCTGAAGTTCCCACACAGGTGAGTAGTTGGCATCTTGGTCTATGTAAAAGAGCCCCCACGCTGTCACTTGATGGCTGATGCTTGCTAGGTGTAGAAAACTCAAACAGTAGTAAATTAACAGTAAAAATTGGGCAGACTGTGATATCATATAATATCATAAATACCACATTTCGATTTTCATTGCCAATATTGGCTGATAGCTGCTGTTCAGGACCAAAGTCTCACAGTGGCCGAGGCAACTCAGATAGTTCTGTGGTGGATGCTGTGGGGGAAAGCAATGtaaatgctgctgcagctttgcttttgctACTGCTTAAGTCACCTTCGGGCACCTGCCTACAGAACTACACTGGAATTGTAGGAGGCTGAActaattctgtttctttcagcttAGTTAATGTATGAATTTTTGTAATTCAGAACCAAAAAAGGGCAGTGTTTCTGATCCTGAAGTAGTCAGTGCTAGGAATAGTTGGTCATCtggacagtgaggtggattgGAAGCAGATCCCAAAGGTCCATAATCAGGGGCATGGGGTCTGGTTGGAGGCCTGTCACCATTGGTGTCCCTCAAGTTCAATACTGGGCCCAATATTGTTTAACTTATTCATCAGTGATTTAGATGAAGGGGAGATGCCTCCTCAACAAGTTCcctgatgacacaaagctgggaggagtggctgacaCCCCAGCatgctgtgctgccattcaaAATGATCTCAACaggttggagagatgggcagagcaGAAACTTCGGAAGTTCAACAAGGGCAGGTGCAGGGTCCTGCTCCTGGGGGATAATGATCCTGAGCACCTGCACAGGCTTGAGGCCAActtgctggaaagcagctctgcagagaaggacctggggacaacaagctgtccatgacccagcagtgtgtccttgtggccaGAAGGACAATGGTATCCTGGGGGCATTAGGAAGagctgccagcaggtcaagggagatGATCCTGCCCCTCGGCCCTGGTTAGGCCAtacctggagtgctgtgtccagttctgggctcctcaagATGAGAGACATGGATCTCCTGGAGCTcaggtgaccaagcactggaacaggttgcccagagaggctgttgGGTCTCCCacactggagatattcaagaaccagctggacacaatcctgtgccatgtgctctgggatggccctgcttgagcagggtgTTGGAGCAGATGaccccactgtggtcccttccaacttgatccattctgtgattctgtcagTTCTAGTGAAGTATTTACTCAACAGAACCTTAATAATGCCACAGAGATGTGACATTGACTTGAAGTAAGGTGTCTGAAGTAACATAGTGGAGTCATCTTCCCCTGAATGAAATTTGGTAGGCCAGCATCAGGAAGAACCTTTTTTTGATAAAGACTGTGGATATGATTTTGTGACTGTTCCAATGCAGTGCTCGTCAGAAGTGTGTGCGACGTGcctgggagaaggaaaacataaatgaaaaatggtCAGCGACAAGATGGGCGAAGAAGATTGAAGCTCGAGAAAAGGTAACAGTGTTTCACTGGATGAGGAGTGCCTGTTGTACTGCTCCTGCTTTGTAAAGTTAGGTACAGTCTAAAAGCTGCATGTTTTCAATAGCAAGCCAGGATTAAAGATAGACAAGGCATAGGTTTTTAATGGTTGCTACCCATCAGCTTCAACTTCTTGTattttaacagtaaatgtgTTTTTGTTCAGTCATGTCTGTAACAGCCTCTTTTCCTGCATCCTGGGATGGTGCAAAGGCTTTAAATAGCGAGCTAGTTGCAGAAGTGCAGCTAAATCTCATTTGGAGATGATCAGTTACTTGTGGAATGCTTTGGAATGCTGAGTTTTACTACTTGTATATATCAGAGTTTCACCACTGCTTCTTTTCACACAGAAAGCCAAAATGACTGACTTTGATCGCTACAAGGTGATGAAGGCGAAGAAGATGGTAAGTGTTTGAGTGCTGCTTCTTTATGGGGTTAGTGCTTCTAGCTTTCACTTAAGAGTCCCATCCACTGTTAGTAGCCTTACTTTCCCAGCTGGCTTGGGTTATGGGGTGACACTGTGGGATTGAATTTTCCATGCTTCTTTGTATGCCACCACTTTCTCTTCAGTAGCTGATCAAACTTGAGCTTGTATAATCCATGTGTCAGTCCTCCCAAGTTACTGCTGAGGAAGGAATTGCCTGCTGATAAAATCAGATATTCTTGATGG
It encodes the following:
- the ENTPD3 gene encoding ectonucleoside triphosphate diphosphohydrolase 3 isoform X4, whose amino-acid sequence is MLTRTPSVVAQVFLLLSIVLVIAIAVIQINQQQVLSPGLKYGIVLDAGSSRTTVYVYEWPAEKENNTGVVSQTFKCNVKGPGISSYESSPGALAKPLDDCLNKVKERIPAHLHKNTSVYLGATAGMRLLRLQNESAANEVLASIQNYFRAQPFEFRGAQIITGPEEGVYGWITANYLMGNFLERNLWRTWVHPYRKETMGALDLGGASTQISFISEDPEEHSNSTLQVKLYGYNYNVYTHSYQCYGRDEAEKRLLALLLQKSNTSAKVDNPCYPQNYNTALTVKYFFGSLCTQSLRPANYYPTQFVNFHGTGDPGLCQEMVSLLFNFTACRDREDCPFNGIHQPKAKGNFVAFSGFYYTINALNLSGHFSLDDFNSSMWFFCSQSWAQLQFMLPKFEEIYARSYCFSANFIYYLLVHGYNFNAETWPQIHFQKEVGNSSIAWSLGYMLSLTNMIPAEGKLIQLPLKPSLFAGLLVFLTATALLCLLFLIYLCIVSHHRKNVPRVEHVFIPE
- the ENTPD3 gene encoding ectonucleoside triphosphate diphosphohydrolase 3 isoform X1, whose product is MLENRSLPILNQESSMESALDLLLLQRLLISSSTLASCSNKEQRAGTHPVTLHKSCRERGARSCSEGAAGSRRSSSRDGAGKPGLRRLQREERCLLTHPMNKQKPVSLVKTPTLHLWQKHQLHSAGSLRGLCGPGCVRVAGAQGRVGMLTRTPSVVAQVFLLLSIVLVIAIAVIQINQQQVLSPGLKYGIVLDAGSSRTTVYVYEWPAEKENNTGVVSQTFKCNVKGPGISSYESSPGALAKPLDDCLNKVKERIPAHLHKNTSVYLGATAGMRLLRLQNESAANEVLASIQNYFRAQPFEFRGAQIITGPEEGVYGWITANYLMGNFLERNLWRTWVHPYRKETMGALDLGGASTQISFISEDPEEHSNSTLQVKLYGYNYNVYTHSYQCYGRDEAEKRLLALLLQKSNTSAKVDNPCYPQNYNTALTVKYFFGSLCTQSLRPANYYPTQFVNFHGTGDPGLCQEMVSLLFNFTACRDREDCPFNGIHQPKAKGNFVAFSGFYYTINALNLSGHFSLDDFNSSMWFFCSQSWAQLQFMLPKFEEIYARSYCFSANFIYYLLVHGYNFNAETWPQIHFQKEVGNSSIAWSLGYMLSLTNMIPAEGKLIQLPLKPSLFAGLLVFLTATALLCLLFLIYLCIVSHHRKNVPRVEHVFIPE
- the ENTPD3 gene encoding ectonucleoside triphosphate diphosphohydrolase 3 isoform X3 yields the protein MNKQKPVSLVKTPTLHLWQKHQLHSAGSLRGLCGPGCVRVAGAQGRVGMLTRTPSVVAQVFLLLSIVLVIAIAVIQINQQQVLSPGLKYGIVLDAGSSRTTVYVYEWPAEKENNTGVVSQTFKCNVKGPGISSYESSPGALAKPLDDCLNKVKERIPAHLHKNTSVYLGATAGMRLLRLQNESAANEVLASIQNYFRAQPFEFRGAQIITGPEEGVYGWITANYLMGNFLERNLWRTWVHPYRKETMGALDLGGASTQISFISEDPEEHSNSTLQVKLYGYNYNVYTHSYQCYGRDEAEKRLLALLLQKSNTSAKVDNPCYPQNYNTALTVKYFFGSLCTQSLRPANYYPTQFVNFHGTGDPGLCQEMVSLLFNFTACRDREDCPFNGIHQPKAKGNFVAFSGFYYTINALNLSGHFSLDDFNSSMWFFCSQSWAQLQFMLPKFEEIYARSYCFSANFIYYLLVHGYNFNAETWPQIHFQKEVGNSSIAWSLGYMLSLTNMIPAEGKLIQLPLKPSLFAGLLVFLTATALLCLLFLIYLCIVSHHRKNVPRVEHVFIPE